One Streptomyces sp. SAI-135 DNA segment encodes these proteins:
- a CDS encoding alpha/beta hydrolase, with amino-acid sequence MDAHGGSGDRGELAHRRVHRWRRALLAALITAAVVVPLSAAARPTIPSPPPAVLPEPSAATLDRIYAANRANAAEAARAAAAHGDEHRAAADRELAAPARRLLRFDGRGPGEVTEVFGDLARADHVAVLVPGSDTSLDTYDRFRATAAALHGQLTATAPHGTRTAVIAWLGYRTPDTVSTTVLTTDRAEEAAPRLRAFTGELRGVVGSATTVSLVCHSYGTVVCARAAAHLDVDDLALLGSPGTGSDTAAALHTPARVWAARGRDDWVAEVPHVRTDLFGVTVGFGTDPISPAFGAHVFAAGRGGHSDYFRPGSVSLANLARIVLGDTAEVTRA; translated from the coding sequence CTGGATGCCCACGGCGGCTCGGGCGACCGTGGGGAGCTCGCGCACCGGCGCGTTCATCGGTGGCGCCGGGCGCTCCTCGCCGCCCTCATCACCGCGGCGGTGGTGGTCCCGCTCTCCGCGGCCGCCCGCCCCACGATCCCGTCCCCGCCCCCGGCCGTGCTCCCGGAGCCCAGCGCCGCCACCCTCGACCGGATCTACGCCGCCAACCGCGCCAACGCCGCCGAGGCCGCCCGCGCGGCCGCTGCCCACGGCGACGAACACCGCGCCGCCGCGGACCGGGAGCTGGCCGCCCCCGCCCGCCGACTGCTCCGCTTCGACGGCCGCGGCCCCGGAGAGGTGACAGAGGTCTTCGGCGATCTCGCCCGCGCCGACCACGTGGCCGTCCTGGTCCCCGGTTCCGACACCTCCCTGGACACCTACGACCGCTTCCGGGCGACAGCGGCAGCCCTGCACGGGCAGCTCACCGCCACCGCCCCGCACGGCACCCGGACCGCGGTGATCGCCTGGCTCGGCTACCGCACCCCGGACACCGTCAGCACCACGGTCCTGACCACGGACCGGGCCGAGGAAGCGGCCCCCCGACTGCGCGCGTTCACAGGCGAACTGCGGGGCGTCGTCGGCAGCGCCACCACCGTCTCCCTCGTCTGCCATTCCTACGGCACGGTCGTCTGTGCCAGGGCCGCAGCCCACCTGGACGTCGACGACCTGGCCCTCCTCGGCAGCCCCGGCACCGGCAGCGACACCGCCGCAGCCCTGCACACCCCGGCCCGGGTCTGGGCGGCCAGGGGCCGGGACGACTGGGTGGCCGAGGTCCCCCACGTCCGGACCGATCTCTTCGGCGTCACCGTCGGATTCGGCACCGACCCGATCTCCCCGGCCTTCGGCGCGCACGTCTTCGCCGCCGGGAGGGGCGGCCACAGCGACTACTTCAGACCGGGCTCGGTCTCCCTGGCCAACCTCGCCCGGATCGTCCTCGGAGACACCGCGGAGGTGACCCGTGCCTGA
- the kynU gene encoding kynureninase, with protein MSELALRAEKLDGADELAGVRSQFVLDDVVYLDGNSLGALPAAVPGRVEDVVRRQWGSLRIRSWDESGWWTAPERIGDRIAPLVGAAAGQIVVGDSTSVNVFKALVGAVRLAGGPKSGRDEVVVDATTFPTDGYIAESAARMTGCTLRAVTPAQVPDVLSGRTAAVLLNHVDYRTGRLHDLPGLTATVHAAGAVAVWDLCHSAGALPVGLDAHGVDLAVGCTYKYLNGGPGAPAYLYVRREHQDRFDSPLPGWTSHADPFGMSPSYAPAEGALRGRVGTPDILSMLALEAALEVWDGVSVEAVRAKSLALTDFFLECVSSYVDEGRVECVTPVAHAERGSQVALRCDDAGEVMKRLIERGVVGDFRHPDVLRFGFTPLYVGFADVERAARVLGETLA; from the coding sequence ATGTCTGAACTTGCCCTGCGAGCAGAGAAGCTGGACGGCGCCGACGAACTGGCGGGTGTGCGTTCGCAGTTCGTCCTCGACGACGTGGTGTACCTGGACGGCAACTCGCTGGGCGCCCTCCCGGCCGCCGTCCCGGGGCGCGTCGAGGACGTCGTACGCCGTCAGTGGGGGTCCCTGCGGATCCGGTCCTGGGACGAGAGCGGCTGGTGGACCGCGCCCGAGCGGATCGGCGACCGGATCGCCCCGCTGGTCGGGGCGGCGGCCGGACAGATCGTGGTCGGCGACTCGACCAGCGTCAATGTCTTCAAGGCCCTGGTGGGGGCGGTACGGCTCGCGGGCGGCCCCAAGTCCGGTCGGGACGAGGTGGTCGTGGACGCGACCACCTTCCCCACCGACGGCTACATCGCCGAGTCCGCGGCCCGGATGACCGGCTGCACCCTGCGGGCGGTGACCCCGGCGCAGGTGCCGGACGTGCTGAGCGGCCGTACGGCGGCCGTCCTGCTCAACCACGTCGACTACCGCACCGGCCGCCTGCACGACCTGCCCGGGCTCACGGCCACCGTGCACGCGGCGGGCGCCGTCGCGGTGTGGGACCTGTGCCACAGCGCGGGCGCCCTGCCGGTCGGTCTCGACGCGCACGGCGTGGACCTCGCGGTCGGCTGCACCTACAAGTACCTGAACGGCGGACCCGGTGCGCCTGCGTACCTGTACGTCCGCCGCGAGCACCAGGACCGTTTCGACTCCCCCCTGCCGGGCTGGACCTCGCACGCCGATCCCTTCGGCATGAGCCCGTCCTACGCCCCCGCCGAGGGCGCGCTGCGGGGCCGGGTCGGCACGCCCGACATCCTCTCCATGCTCGCCCTGGAGGCGGCGCTGGAGGTCTGGGACGGGGTGTCGGTCGAGGCGGTGCGCGCCAAGTCCCTCGCCCTGACGGACTTCTTCCTGGAGTGCGTCTCGTCCTACGTGGACGAGGGCCGCGTCGAGTGCGTGACCCCCGTGGCCCATGCCGAACGCGGCAGCCAGGTCGCGTTGCGCTGCGACGACGCCGGTGAGGTGATGAAACGGCTCATCGAGCGGGGGGTGGTGGGCGACTTCCGGCACCCGGACGTGCTGCGGTTCGGCTTCACGCCGTTGTACGTCGGGTTCGCGGACGTGGAGCGGGCGGCGCGGGTGCTCGGGGAGACGCTCGCCTGA
- a CDS encoding histidine kinase yields the protein MTDTTETHMTPPRGGSGGNDAYKFRSPEFRAAMEALRGLRHDLISDALAYRPLPPTPVGRGLPRLLHGRLREYAVWTPHALITAAGLLAMLIGAENSGRGATANLFVGLCALAPVLLTMVRPVMAFWLSLAATAVTYPVAFVNSWQQDWPWLPGGFACHLVVLTVVAIRTRPRTAAWMWLLTGAYGVLWQGALGAGHYYRSNTVEMLFVSALSLLAVTVWHIRRDAQQTVTAQQTVTAHERSRRTLLEERTTIARELHDVVAHHMSVVAIQAEAAPYRVENPPPELEKAFATIRENAVAALTELRRVLGVVRAEDYEAPDAPQPTLADLDALLDNVRGAGLSVDKAVTGAVRELPQGVELSAYRIVQEALSNTLRHAPGASARVEIGYVLGGLGLRVVNGPRPELSLLKPSPGAGHGITGMRERVSMLDGEMTAGATDEGGYEVAVFLPVPLRDEAGA from the coding sequence GTGACCGATACGACCGAGACGCACATGACACCGCCGCGCGGCGGCAGCGGCGGGAACGACGCGTACAAGTTCCGCAGCCCGGAGTTCAGAGCCGCCATGGAGGCCCTGCGCGGCCTGCGGCACGACCTGATCAGTGACGCCCTCGCCTACCGTCCCCTGCCTCCGACCCCCGTCGGCAGGGGCCTTCCCCGGCTGCTGCACGGCCGCCTGCGGGAGTACGCGGTCTGGACGCCGCACGCGCTGATCACCGCGGCAGGTCTGCTCGCGATGCTCATCGGGGCGGAGAACAGCGGCCGCGGTGCGACCGCCAACCTCTTCGTCGGCCTGTGCGCCCTGGCCCCGGTCCTGCTGACCATGGTGCGGCCGGTCATGGCCTTCTGGCTGTCGCTGGCCGCGACCGCGGTCACCTATCCGGTGGCCTTCGTCAACTCCTGGCAGCAGGACTGGCCGTGGCTGCCGGGCGGCTTCGCCTGCCACCTCGTGGTGCTCACCGTGGTGGCGATACGCACCAGGCCGCGTACGGCGGCCTGGATGTGGCTGCTGACCGGGGCCTACGGGGTGCTGTGGCAGGGTGCCCTCGGCGCCGGTCACTACTACCGCTCCAACACCGTGGAGATGCTCTTCGTCTCCGCGCTGTCCCTGCTCGCCGTGACCGTCTGGCACATACGCCGGGACGCCCAGCAGACGGTGACCGCCCAGCAGACGGTGACCGCCCACGAGCGCTCCCGCCGCACCCTCCTGGAGGAGCGCACCACCATCGCCCGCGAGCTGCACGACGTGGTCGCCCACCACATGTCGGTCGTCGCCATCCAGGCGGAGGCGGCCCCCTACCGGGTGGAGAACCCGCCCCCCGAGCTGGAGAAGGCGTTCGCCACCATCCGGGAGAACGCGGTGGCGGCCCTGACCGAGCTGCGCCGGGTCCTGGGCGTGGTCCGTGCCGAGGACTACGAGGCGCCGGACGCCCCGCAGCCCACCCTCGCCGACCTCGACGCCCTCCTCGACAATGTGCGCGGAGCCGGTCTGAGCGTCGACAAGGCGGTCACCGGGGCGGTCCGCGAACTCCCGCAGGGCGTCGAGCTGTCGGCGTACCGGATCGTCCAGGAGGCCCTGAGCAACACCCTGCGCCACGCCCCGGGGGCGAGCGCGCGGGTGGAGATCGGATACGTCCTGGGTGGCCTGGGCCTGCGCGTGGTCAACGGCCCGCGGCCCGAGCTGTCGCTGCTGAAGCCCTCGCCCGGAGCGGGCCACGGCATCACCGGCATGCGGGAGCGGGTCTCCATGCTGGACGGCGAGATGACGGCGGGCGCCACCGACGAGGGCGGGTACGAGGTGGCGGTGTTCCTGCCGGTGCCGCTCAGGGACGAGGCCGGGGCATGA
- a CDS encoding acyltransferase yields MSRRTVGIRRAAERIDAATPAQRDRAVDALRALAILGVVLGHWLVTALVADGGTLHTASPLQHLPWLAPISWAFQTLAVFFLVGGHVATRGYTSARARGTTYRRWLAARLSRLFKPVAAVLALWTVTATALLLTGAPYGTVRTLVRLALSPMWFLLVFGALTAATPLLLRLHPLWPLAVVLHVDLVRFGLGGPDWLGWVNLAAGWLVPYTLGAAWTRGEPAGRRGGWLLLGGGAAATAVLVAWAGYPASMVGVPGAPVSNLNPPTLAAVTFGLAQCGLALLLRDRLRGGMRHPLAWAAVALVNLSAMTIFLWHQTALMATTASGLALGTLPGLHTVPDGLDWVAARLAWLPVFVLVLAVCRSAFRAFEQGPRRVGGRPSRVVRVHRSTGPAATRQAHRA; encoded by the coding sequence ATGAGCCGTCGCACGGTCGGCATACGCCGGGCCGCCGAGCGGATCGACGCGGCGACACCTGCCCAGCGGGACCGTGCCGTCGACGCCCTGCGTGCCCTCGCGATCCTCGGCGTCGTCCTCGGCCACTGGCTGGTGACCGCCCTGGTCGCCGACGGAGGCACCCTGCACACCGCGAGCCCGCTCCAGCACCTGCCCTGGCTCGCCCCGATCTCCTGGGCGTTCCAGACCCTTGCCGTGTTCTTCCTGGTCGGCGGCCATGTGGCGACCCGCGGCTACACCTCGGCCCGGGCGCGCGGGACGACGTACCGCCGGTGGCTGGCAGCCCGTCTGTCGCGGCTGTTCAAGCCGGTGGCCGCCGTCCTCGCCCTGTGGACGGTCACGGCGACGGCCCTGCTGCTGACGGGCGCCCCGTACGGGACGGTCCGCACCCTGGTCAGGCTGGCCCTGTCCCCGATGTGGTTCCTGCTGGTCTTCGGCGCCCTGACGGCGGCGACTCCGCTGCTGCTGCGGCTGCACCCGCTGTGGCCGCTGGCCGTCGTCCTGCACGTGGACCTCGTGCGCTTCGGCCTGGGCGGGCCCGACTGGCTCGGCTGGGTGAACCTGGCGGCCGGCTGGCTCGTCCCCTACACCCTGGGCGCGGCCTGGACCCGGGGCGAGCCGGCGGGGCGGCGCGGGGGGTGGCTCCTGCTCGGGGGCGGGGCGGCGGCGACCGCGGTACTCGTCGCGTGGGCCGGGTATCCGGCGTCGATGGTGGGGGTGCCGGGCGCCCCCGTCTCCAACCTGAACCCGCCGACGCTGGCCGCGGTCACCTTCGGCCTGGCCCAGTGCGGACTGGCGCTGCTGCTGCGCGACCGACTGCGCGGGGGCATGCGGCACCCCCTGGCCTGGGCGGCGGTGGCCCTCGTCAACCTCTCCGCCATGACGATCTTCCTGTGGCACCAGACGGCGCTGATGGCCACCACGGCCTCCGGACTCGCCCTCGGTACGCTCCCCGGGCTGCACACCGTGCCCGACGGACTGGACTGGGTGGCCGCCCGGCTGGCCTGGCTGCCGGTGTTCGTCCTCGTCCTGGCGGTGTGCCGGTCGGCCTTCCGCGCGTTCGAGCAGGGTCCGCGCCGGGTCGGGGGCCGTCCCTCGCGGGTGGTCCGGGTCCACCGCAGCACCGGTCCGGCGGCGACGAGGCAGGCACATCGTGCCTAG
- a CDS encoding response regulator transcription factor, with protein sequence MTIRVLVADDQMMVREGFSVLLNAMPDIEVVGEAVNGREAVDRVRELAPDVVLMDIRMPELNGIEATREIVAADGTAKVLVLTTFDLDEYVYQALRAGASGFLLKDASARQLAEGVRVVASGEALLAPSVTRRLITEFSRLSESPRLMASAHTAYGDLTDRETEVLVLIAQGLSNSEMAERLMVAESTIKTHVSRILVKLGLRDRTQAAVFAYEARLVTPG encoded by the coding sequence ATGACGATCCGGGTCCTGGTCGCGGACGACCAGATGATGGTCCGTGAGGGTTTCTCGGTACTGCTGAACGCGATGCCGGACATCGAGGTGGTCGGCGAGGCCGTCAACGGCCGCGAGGCGGTGGACCGGGTGCGGGAACTCGCCCCCGACGTGGTCCTGATGGACATCCGGATGCCGGAGCTGAACGGCATCGAGGCGACCAGGGAGATCGTCGCGGCCGACGGCACCGCGAAGGTCCTGGTGCTGACGACCTTCGATCTCGACGAGTACGTGTACCAGGCCCTGCGCGCGGGAGCCTCGGGCTTCCTCCTCAAGGACGCCTCGGCCCGCCAACTGGCCGAGGGGGTAAGGGTGGTGGCCTCCGGCGAGGCACTCCTGGCGCCGTCGGTCACCCGACGCCTGATCACGGAGTTCTCCCGGCTCTCCGAGTCCCCGAGGCTGATGGCCTCCGCCCACACGGCCTACGGCGACCTCACCGACCGCGAGACGGAAGTACTGGTCCTCATCGCCCAGGGCCTGTCGAACTCGGAGATGGCCGAGCGCCTGATGGTGGCCGAGTCGACGATCAAGACCCACGTCAGCCGCATCCTGGTGAAGCTGGGCCTCAGGGACCGCACCCAGGCGGCGGTGTTCGCCTACGAGGCGCGGCTGGTGACGCCGGGGTAG
- a CDS encoding response regulator transcription factor produces the protein MTSGTSGDIRVLIADDQQMVRQGFSVLLAAQPGIEVIGQAVDGLDAVAKVAELVPDVVLMDIRMPELGGIEATRRITGERPEIRVLVLTTFDLDEYVYEALRAGASGFLLKDASAEQLAEAVRVVAAGDALLAPGITRRLIAEFSRLDKRPRSPLKSRVGELTERETEVLALIAQGLSNAEIAERLVVAEQTVKTHVGRILVKLGLRDRTQAAVFAYESGLVRPAGY, from the coding sequence ATGACGAGCGGCACGAGCGGAGACATCCGCGTACTCATCGCCGACGACCAGCAGATGGTCCGCCAGGGCTTCAGCGTGCTGCTGGCCGCCCAGCCCGGCATCGAGGTGATCGGGCAGGCGGTCGACGGCCTGGACGCCGTCGCCAAGGTCGCCGAACTCGTCCCGGACGTCGTCCTCATGGACATCCGCATGCCCGAGCTGGGCGGCATCGAGGCCACCCGCCGCATCACCGGCGAACGCCCGGAGATCAGGGTCCTGGTGCTGACGACCTTCGACCTCGACGAGTACGTCTACGAGGCGCTGCGGGCCGGCGCCTCCGGGTTCCTGCTCAAGGACGCCTCCGCGGAGCAGCTCGCCGAGGCCGTGCGCGTGGTGGCGGCCGGGGACGCGCTGCTCGCGCCCGGCATCACCCGGCGCCTGATCGCCGAGTTCTCCCGTCTCGACAAGCGGCCGCGCAGCCCGCTCAAGAGCCGGGTCGGCGAGCTGACCGAGCGCGAGACGGAGGTCCTGGCGCTGATCGCACAGGGGCTGTCGAACGCCGAGATCGCGGAGCGGCTCGTCGTGGCCGAGCAGACGGTGAAGACGCATGTGGGCCGCATCCTGGTGAAGCTGGGCCTCAGGGACCGCACGCAGGCGGCGGTGTTCGCGTACGAGTCGGGGCTGGTGCGACCTGCGGGCTACTGA
- a CDS encoding alpha/beta hydrolase has product MPDDAPEARAAAEEASAFSHPAVDPDATAAYGDDPDQVIDFYAPRVTVSPGGGLAPLVVVLHGGAWRARYDRRHATPFADFLARRGFAVANVEYRRGGVSLPAQSAGSGGGAGGAGPVAAGPVAGRWPDTFDDVAAAMDALPGLVREFLPQADPRRMVVTGHSAGGHLALWAAARHLLPSDAAWRIDRPAPLRGVVALAPIADFTVADKLDVCGGAVRQLLGGEEGFTTRVAYADPALLLPTGIATTLVQGRTDTVVPQAVAEAYADAAAKAGEVVGLTLLEDVGHFPLIDPAADACAVVAEEIAQLAW; this is encoded by the coding sequence ATGCCGGACGACGCCCCAGAAGCCCGTGCCGCGGCCGAGGAGGCGTCGGCCTTCTCGCACCCGGCGGTCGATCCCGACGCCACCGCGGCGTACGGCGACGACCCCGACCAGGTGATCGACTTCTACGCCCCGCGCGTGACGGTGTCCCCCGGGGGCGGTCTCGCGCCGCTGGTCGTCGTCCTGCACGGCGGGGCGTGGCGGGCCCGGTACGACCGGCGGCATGCGACGCCGTTCGCGGACTTCCTGGCTCGGCGGGGGTTCGCGGTGGCCAACGTCGAGTACCGGCGGGGCGGGGTCTCCCTTCCGGCGCAGAGTGCCGGGTCCGGGGGCGGTGCGGGGGGCGCCGGGCCGGTGGCCGCCGGGCCGGTGGCCGGGCGCTGGCCGGACACCTTCGACGACGTGGCCGCCGCGATGGACGCGCTGCCCGGGCTCGTGCGGGAGTTCCTCCCGCAGGCCGACCCGCGCCGCATGGTGGTCACCGGTCACTCCGCGGGCGGCCATCTCGCACTGTGGGCGGCGGCCCGGCATCTCCTGCCGTCCGACGCCGCGTGGCGCATCGACCGGCCGGCGCCGCTGCGCGGGGTCGTCGCCCTCGCCCCGATCGCCGACTTCACGGTCGCCGACAAGTTGGACGTGTGCGGTGGGGCGGTGCGTCAACTCCTGGGCGGCGAGGAGGGGTTCACCACGCGGGTGGCGTACGCCGACCCCGCCCTGCTGCTGCCCACCGGCATCGCGACCACCCTCGTCCAGGGCCGCACGGACACGGTCGTCCCGCAGGCGGTCGCCGAGGCGTACGCGGACGCGGCGGCGAAGGCGGGCGAGGTGGTGGGCCTGACCCTGCTGGAGGACGTCGGCCACTTCCCCCTGATCGACCCGGCGGCGGACGCGTGCGCGGTGGTGGCGGAGGAGATCGCGCAGTTGGCGTGGTGA
- a CDS encoding tryptophan 2,3-dioxygenase family protein has translation MSSHEAQEAQEPETPHLDFQGTTPYEDYVKADVLTHLQHTLSDDPGEMVFLVTTQVMELWFTVIVHEWETAAAALRSDDVPTAVAALKRSVRELEALNASWKPLGQLTPAQFNSYRSALGEGSGFQSAMYRRMEFLLGDKSASMLVPHRGAPRVHAELEKALHEPSLYDEVLRLLARRGHAIPASVLERDVSRRYEPSEEVEAAWTALYSGPEDAELARLGEALTDVAELVWRWRNDHLVATRRAMGAKAGTGGSAGVAWLEKRARKNVFPELWTARSHV, from the coding sequence AAGGCGGACGTGCTCACCCACCTCCAGCACACCCTCTCCGACGATCCCGGAGAGATGGTCTTCCTGGTCACGACCCAGGTCATGGAGCTGTGGTTCACCGTCATCGTGCACGAGTGGGAGACCGCGGCCGCCGCGCTGCGCTCCGACGACGTGCCCACGGCCGTCGCCGCGCTGAAGCGGTCCGTCCGTGAGCTGGAGGCGCTGAACGCCTCCTGGAAGCCGCTCGGCCAGCTCACGCCCGCGCAGTTCAACTCCTACCGCTCGGCCCTCGGCGAGGGCTCCGGGTTCCAGTCGGCGATGTACCGCCGCATGGAGTTCCTGCTCGGCGACAAGTCCGCGTCCATGCTCGTCCCGCACCGGGGCGCGCCCCGCGTCCACGCCGAGCTGGAGAAGGCCCTGCACGAGCCGAGCCTGTACGACGAGGTGCTGCGCCTGCTCGCGCGGCGCGGGCACGCGATCCCGGCCTCCGTCCTGGAGCGGGACGTCTCGCGCCGCTACGAGCCCTCGGAGGAGGTGGAGGCCGCCTGGACCGCCCTCTACTCCGGCCCCGAGGACGCCGAACTCGCCCGTCTCGGCGAGGCGTTGACCGATGTCGCCGAACTGGTGTGGCGCTGGCGCAACGACCATCTCGTCGCCACCCGCCGCGCGATGGGCGCCAAGGCCGGCACGGGCGGCTCCGCAGGAGTGGCCTGGCTGGAGAAGCGCGCCCGCAAGAACGTCTTCCCCGAGCTGTGGACGGCGCGGTCCCATGTCTGA
- a CDS encoding cytochrome P450, with the protein MAAFDPWDPAFLADPYPAYAELRAKGRVQYFEPTNQWLVPHHADVSALLRDRRLGRTYQHRFTHEDFGRTAPPAEHEPFHTLNDHGMLDLEPPDHTRIRRLVSKAFTPRTVEQLRPYVTELAGELVDRLVTAGGGDLLTDVAEPLPVAVIAEMLGIPEADRAPLRPWSADICGMYELNPSQDVADRAVRASVEFSEYLRQLIAERRKEPGDDLISGLIAAHDEGDRLTEQEMISTCVLLLNAGHEATVNATVNGWWALFRNPGELRALRADHSLVPRAVEELMRYDTPLQLFERWVLDDIEIDGTTVPRGAEIALLFGSANHDPEVFRDPERLDLTRADNPHISFSAGIHYCIGAPLARIELAASMTALLERAPTLTLAAEPQRKPNFVIRGLERLAVEVG; encoded by the coding sequence ATGGCAGCCTTCGATCCCTGGGACCCGGCGTTCCTCGCCGACCCCTACCCCGCCTACGCCGAGCTCCGCGCCAAGGGCCGTGTGCAGTACTTCGAGCCCACGAACCAGTGGCTCGTCCCGCACCACGCGGACGTGTCCGCGCTGCTGAGGGACCGCAGGCTCGGGCGGACCTACCAGCACCGGTTCACGCACGAGGACTTCGGGCGCACGGCTCCGCCGGCGGAGCACGAGCCGTTCCACACCCTCAACGACCACGGGATGCTCGACCTGGAGCCGCCGGACCACACCCGGATCCGGCGCCTGGTGTCGAAGGCGTTCACACCGCGCACGGTAGAGCAGCTCAGGCCGTATGTGACCGAGCTGGCCGGTGAGCTGGTGGACCGGCTGGTCACGGCGGGCGGCGGCGATCTGCTGACCGATGTCGCCGAACCGCTCCCGGTCGCCGTGATCGCCGAGATGCTCGGCATCCCGGAGGCGGACCGGGCCCCGCTGCGGCCCTGGTCGGCGGACATCTGCGGGATGTACGAGCTCAACCCGTCGCAGGACGTGGCGGACCGGGCGGTGCGGGCCTCCGTGGAGTTCTCGGAGTATCTGCGGCAGCTGATCGCCGAGCGCCGCAAGGAGCCCGGGGACGACCTGATCTCGGGCCTCATCGCGGCGCACGACGAGGGTGACCGGCTCACCGAGCAGGAGATGATCTCCACCTGCGTCCTGCTGCTCAACGCGGGCCACGAGGCCACCGTCAACGCCACGGTCAACGGCTGGTGGGCGCTGTTCCGCAACCCCGGCGAGCTGCGCGCACTCCGCGCCGACCACTCCCTCGTCCCGCGGGCCGTCGAGGAGCTCATGCGCTACGACACCCCGCTCCAGCTCTTCGAACGCTGGGTGCTGGACGACATCGAGATCGACGGGACGACCGTCCCGAGGGGCGCCGAGATCGCCCTGCTCTTCGGCTCCGCCAACCACGACCCCGAGGTCTTCCGGGACCCCGAGCGCCTCGACCTCACCCGCGCCGACAACCCGCACATCTCCTTCAGCGCCGGCATCCACTACTGCATCGGCGCACCCCTGGCCCGCATCGAACTGGCCGCGTCCATGACGGCCCTGCTGGAGCGCGCCCCGACGCTGACCCTGGCGGCGGAGCCGCAGAGAAAACCGAACTTCGTGATCCGGGGGTTGGAGCGGCTCGCCGTCGAGGTGGGGTGA
- a CDS encoding histidine kinase, whose amino-acid sequence MTETGGRQLVTGRIRRWLHVLREDLCTLRVDPLPPSVWLRWLPHGVLCLVALGVSIGAVAQLGDNGGVGSSLAFAIGLAEGAAVVLAMWRPVPAWWLSTAAMLVGALEIRRHLLAGGAHGFTWPWNAAGLIGHLAVLLLLALRVPARVAVEALAVTLLLTYLVEGVLGAADFQPTGVLAAILFTVAVVLGAALRGRREARRALVEQTTLTAEERARRTLLEERSRIARELHDVVAHHMSVISIQAQVAPHLVENPSAELRENLDGIRENALEALTELRRVLGVLRAEHPGTSEEPADPATGTAPHAPQPTLDRLDALVENTRAAGLTVEVDVRGARRPLPPGVDLSAYRIVQEALSNVLRHAPGATASVSLVHYVHGVDVRVVNSRPTRSVPSSPGAGHGLLGMRERAAMLGGTLRAGPRPDGGYEVAAYLPTAPPAVPEQLTDSKDGTA is encoded by the coding sequence GTGACGGAGACGGGGGGCCGGCAGCTGGTGACCGGCCGCATACGGCGCTGGCTGCACGTGCTGCGCGAGGACCTGTGCACGCTGCGGGTCGATCCACTGCCCCCGTCCGTGTGGCTGCGCTGGCTGCCGCACGGCGTGCTGTGCCTGGTCGCCCTCGGAGTCTCGATCGGCGCCGTGGCGCAGCTCGGGGACAACGGCGGGGTGGGGTCCTCCCTCGCCTTCGCGATCGGTCTCGCAGAGGGCGCCGCCGTGGTGCTCGCGATGTGGCGGCCGGTGCCGGCGTGGTGGCTCTCGACCGCGGCCATGCTGGTCGGCGCCCTGGAGATCCGCCGACATCTGCTGGCCGGTGGCGCGCACGGCTTCACCTGGCCCTGGAACGCGGCCGGACTCATCGGGCACCTGGCCGTGCTGCTGCTCCTCGCCCTGCGGGTGCCCGCCCGTGTCGCCGTCGAGGCGCTGGCGGTCACCCTGCTTCTCACCTACCTCGTCGAGGGTGTGCTGGGCGCGGCCGACTTCCAGCCCACCGGAGTGCTCGCGGCGATCCTGTTCACCGTCGCCGTGGTGCTCGGCGCGGCCCTGCGCGGCCGCCGCGAGGCCCGCAGGGCGCTCGTCGAGCAGACCACGCTCACCGCCGAGGAACGCGCCCGCCGCACCCTCCTGGAGGAGCGCAGCCGGATCGCCCGCGAACTGCACGACGTGGTCGCGCACCACATGTCCGTCATCTCGATCCAGGCGCAGGTCGCCCCGCACCTCGTGGAGAACCCCTCCGCCGAACTGCGGGAGAACCTGGACGGCATCCGGGAGAACGCCCTGGAGGCCCTGACCGAGCTGCGCCGGGTCCTCGGCGTACTGCGCGCGGAGCACCCCGGCACCTCGGAGGAGCCCGCCGACCCCGCCACCGGCACCGCCCCGCACGCCCCGCAGCCCACCCTCGACCGGCTCGACGCGCTGGTGGAGAACACCCGGGCGGCCGGACTGACCGTCGAGGTCGACGTGCGAGGCGCCCGGCGGCCGCTGCCGCCGGGCGTGGACCTCTCGGCGTACCGGATCGTGCAGGAGGCCCTGAGCAACGTCCTGCGTCACGCGCCCGGCGCGACCGCCTCGGTGTCGCTCGTCCACTACGTGCACGGCGTGGACGTGCGGGTCGTCAACTCACGGCCCACCCGCAGCGTGCCGTCCTCCCCGGGCGCCGGGCACGGCCTGCTCGGCATGCGGGAGCGGGCCGCGATGCTCGGCGGCACCCTGCGCGCCGGCCCCCGGCCCGACGGCGGCTACGAGGTCGCCGCGTATCTTCCGACGGCACCCCCGGCCGTGCCCGAACAGCTCACCGACTCCAAGGACGGCACCGCATGA